Proteins encoded by one window of Lathyrus oleraceus cultivar Zhongwan6 chromosome 1, CAAS_Psat_ZW6_1.0, whole genome shotgun sequence:
- the LOC127130015 gene encoding probable methyltransferase PMT16: MPNANSTSPKPFKPNKSTSFFNCKKTNLYSLLALLCIISYLLGSYQNTTTTTTTNKKISTLQCLKKKPNQKTTNLDFLSHHNITDPTTSSTTSTTSSNHRYPPCTPSLTDYTPCEDRARSLQHTRDRMIYRERHCPKKNEILKCRVPAPKGYKNPFPWPTSRDMAWYANVPYRHLTVEKAVQNWIRFDGDRFRFPGGGTMFPDGADKYIDDIGKLINLTDGSVRTAVDTGCGVASWGAYLLSRDILTVSIAPRDTHEAQVQFALERGVPAIIGVLASKRLPFPSRAFDMAHCSRCLIPWPEYDGLYLNEIDRILRPGGYWILSGPPIRWKKYWKGWERTKEDLNEEQTKIENVAKSLCWNKLVEKGDIAIWQKPKNHLDCKFTQNRPFCQEDNTPDKAWYTNMQTCLNPLPEVSNREETSGGALNNWPQRLKSTPPRISKGAIKSVTPQAFSKDNELWNKRVSYYKNVNNQLGKAGRYRNLLDMNAYLGGFAASLVKYPIWVMNVVPIHVKVDTLGAVYERGLIGMYHNWCEAMSTYPRTYDLIHADSVFSLYSGRCELEDILLEMDRILRPEGSIIIRDDVDILVKVKSIINGLDWESQIVDHEDGPLEREKLLFAVKKYWTSSVSIDNST; this comes from the exons ATGCCGAATGCTAATAGCACCTCCCCAAAACCCTTCAAACCCAACAAATCCACCTCCTTTTTCAACTGCAAAAAAACAAATCTTTACTCCCTCCTAGCTCTTCTTTGCATCATTTCCTACCTTTTAGGTTCATACCAAAACACCACCACAACCACAACAACAAACAAAAAAATCTCCACACTTCAATGTCTAAAAAAAAAACCAAACCAAAAAACAACCAACCTAGATTTCTTGTCACACCACAACATAACAGACCCAACAACCTCATCCACCACATCCACCACCTCCTCAAACCACCGTTACCCACCTTGCACCCCCTCACTAACAGACTACACCCCCTGCGAAGACCGCGCGCGTTCGCTGCAACACACGCGCGACAGAATGATTTATCGCGAACGACACTGTCCAAAGAAAAATGAAATACTAAAATGTCGTGTTCCGGCACCAAAGGGTTACAAAAATCCATTCCCATGGCCCACAAGTAGAGACATGGCATGGTATGCAAATGTACCTTACCGTCATTTAACGGTGGAAAAAGCAGTTCAAAATTGGATCCGTTTTGACGGAGATAGATTCCGTTTTCCTGGTGGTGGTACCATGTTCCCAGATGGAGCTGATAAGTATATTGATGATATTGGAAAGCTTATAAATCTTACAGATGGTTCTGTTCGAACCGCTGTTGATACTGGCTGTGGG GTTGCTAGTTGGGGAGCATATCTTTTATCACGTGACATATTAACAGTGTCAATTGCACCAAGAGACACTCATGAAGCACAAGTTCAATTTGCTCTTGAAAGAGGTGTTCCTGCTATTATTGGTGTCTTAGCCTCTAAAAGATTGCCTTTCCCTTCTAGAGCTTTTGACATGGCACATTGTTCTAGATGCCTTATTCCATGGCCTGAATATG ATGGACTTTATCTAAATGAAATTGATAGAATTCTACGTCCGGGAGGGTATTGGATTTTATCCGGACCACCGATTCGTTGGAAGAAATATTGGAAAGGATGGGAAAGAACAAAAGAAGATTTGAATGAAGAACAGACCAAAATTGAAAATGTAGCTAAAAGCCTTTGTTGGAACAAATTAGTTGAAAAAGGAGATATTGCTATTTGGCAAAAACCAAAAAATCATTTAGATTGCAAATTCACACAAAATAGACCTTTTTGCCAAGAGGATAATACCCCTGATAAAGCTTG GTACACAAACATGCAAACATGTTTGAATCCACTCCCTGAAGTATCCAACAGAGAAGAAACCTCTGGTGGAGCATTAAACAATTGGCCTCAAAGATTAAAATCAACTCCACCAAGGATTTCAAAAGGCGCCATAAAAAGTGTGACACCACAAGCATTTTCAAAAGACAATGAACTATGGAACAAAAGAGTATCATATTACAAAAATGTTAACAATCAGCTTGGAAAAGCTGGTAGATACCGCAATTTATTAGACATGAATGCTTATTTGGGTGGATTTGCAGCTTCACTTGTTAAATATCCAATTTGGGTTATGAATGTTGTTCCAATTCATGTTAAAGTTGATACTCTTGGAGCAGTTTATGAAAGAGGGTTGATTGGAATGTATCATAATTG GTGTGAAGCTATGTCTACTTATCCTAGAACTTATGACTTAATTCATGCTGATTCTGTGTTTAGCCTTTATAGTGGCAG ATGTGAATTGGAAGACATATTGCTAGAGATGGATAGGATTCTTAGACCGGAAGGAAGCATAATAATTAGAGATGATGTTGATATATTGGTCAAAGTAAAAAGCATAATCAATGGCTTAGATTGGGAGAGTCAAATTGTGGATCATGAAGATGGTCCTCTTGAAAGGGAGAAACTTTTATTTGCTGTCAAAAAGTATTGGACCTCCTCTGTCTCTATTGATAATTCTACTTAA